From a single Balneolales bacterium ANBcel1 genomic region:
- the coxB gene encoding cytochrome c oxidase subunit II has translation MLPPQRSTVAGDVDSLFTFINVAGFILFAGIMITILIFVIKYRRKSEDDVTPVITHNSILEVTWTVIPIILILIVFSWGFRGFLTLSSPPPNAYEINVTAASWLWEFRYPGGGTTVNEVFVPVDRPVKFIMRSDDVLHSLYVPDFRIKMDVLPNRYTTTWFQATETGQSILYCTEYCGTAHSDMLATVHVLSQDEFEEWLETGLEIDEDMPLAELGEATYTSAGCNACHSLDGTSRIGPSFLNLFGSDRELQDGSVVVADEDYIRRSILDPQAEVTAGYPNNMPSYAGRLNERQIDGLIAFIKELQD, from the coding sequence ATGCTTCCTCCACAACGCTCGACTGTTGCCGGCGATGTGGACAGCCTTTTCACCTTCATCAATGTTGCGGGTTTCATACTCTTCGCAGGGATCATGATCACCATCCTGATTTTCGTGATCAAATACCGGAGAAAGTCGGAGGACGATGTCACCCCGGTCATCACACACAACAGCATCCTTGAGGTCACCTGGACCGTCATTCCCATCATCCTCATTTTGATTGTATTCAGCTGGGGATTTCGTGGATTTCTGACGCTGTCGAGTCCGCCGCCCAACGCCTACGAAATCAATGTTACGGCGGCGTCCTGGCTTTGGGAGTTCCGGTATCCCGGCGGAGGCACCACTGTCAACGAAGTGTTTGTGCCTGTAGATCGACCCGTCAAATTTATCATGCGGTCCGACGATGTGCTGCACTCCCTCTACGTGCCCGACTTCCGGATTAAGATGGACGTACTGCCGAATCGCTACACAACCACCTGGTTTCAGGCAACCGAAACCGGTCAGTCGATCCTCTACTGTACCGAGTATTGCGGTACCGCCCACTCCGACATGCTTGCTACGGTTCATGTGCTTTCGCAGGATGAGTTTGAAGAATGGCTGGAAACCGGCCTTGAGATCGATGAAGACATGCCGCTGGCCGAACTCGGTGAGGCCACCTACACCAGTGCCGGGTGCAACGCCTGTCACTCACTGGACGGGACCAGCCGTATCGGTCCCTCGTTCCTGAATCTGTTCGGTTCCGACCGGGAGCTGCAGGACGGATCGGTCGTGGTCGCTGACGAAGATTACATCCGGCGCTCCATCCTCGACCCCCAGGCCGAGGTAACGGCGGGCTATCCGAACAACATGCCCTCCTATGCCGGGCGGCTCAATGAACGGCAAATCGACGGACTGATCGCTTTTATCAAAGAACTGCAAGACTGA
- a CDS encoding SCO family protein — protein MKLQLLLMMACLLPLLYAAPAASQHNIPPRELENVGITEKLGEYISGDITLFNEHGEEVTLDSYLNNGRPIILAMVYYECPMLCNLILQGMMRGVRDLSWQPGEEYDILAVSISPTETPELARESKQIYVEMLNNPEAADGIHFMTGSEAEVRRLGDEVGFYYQWNEQTQEYMHGSALIFLSENGRISRYLNGIDYPELMLRNALSDAADGRIGTALDRVVLYCFQFDASSGSYVPVAVNIMKLGGAATLLLLGLFLGFFYYRERKTHK, from the coding sequence ATGAAACTGCAACTCCTCTTAATGATGGCCTGCCTGCTTCCGCTGCTTTACGCGGCTCCTGCGGCCTCTCAGCACAACATCCCCCCCCGGGAGCTGGAAAATGTGGGGATTACCGAAAAGCTCGGGGAATACATCAGTGGCGATATCACGCTGTTCAACGAGCACGGCGAGGAGGTTACGCTGGACAGCTATCTGAACAACGGCCGGCCGATTATCCTCGCCATGGTTTACTACGAATGTCCGATGCTCTGCAACCTGATTCTTCAGGGGATGATGCGCGGTGTGCGTGACCTCTCCTGGCAGCCTGGTGAGGAGTATGACATTCTGGCCGTGAGTATCAGTCCCACCGAGACCCCCGAGCTGGCCAGGGAAAGCAAGCAGATCTATGTTGAGATGCTGAACAATCCCGAAGCCGCAGACGGTATCCATTTCATGACCGGCAGCGAAGCGGAGGTCCGGCGCCTGGGTGACGAAGTCGGCTTCTACTATCAGTGGAACGAGCAGACCCAGGAGTACATGCACGGCTCCGCGCTCATATTTCTCTCGGAGAACGGCCGGATTTCCCGTTACCTGAATGGGATCGACTATCCTGAGCTGATGCTTCGCAACGCCTTGTCCGACGCCGCTGACGGCCGCATCGGCACGGCCCTGGATCGTGTAGTGCTCTACTGTTTTCAATTTGACGCGTCATCGGGGTCCTATGTGCCGGTGGCCGTCAACATCATGAAACTCGGTGGTGCGGCCACACTGCTGCTGCTCGGCCTGTTTCTCGGCTTCTTTTACTACCGCGAACGGAAGACCCATAAATAA